A single region of the Manihot esculenta cultivar AM560-2 chromosome 12, M.esculenta_v8, whole genome shotgun sequence genome encodes:
- the LOC110608426 gene encoding cytochrome P450 CYP82D47-like, which yields MDFSSNFIAILGVVAVLLLYKQWRARKHSSKGHPLPPQVPGALPIIGHLHKLGARKPLARILGDIADKHGPIFSIMMGIHRTVVVSDQHILKEFYTTNDKFLASRPLSRQTKYLAYNGAVFGFTPYSSYWRDVRKLTIVEVLSPHRLKSFKDVRTSEVSHVVKDLFKKFKENKNNPIKVNMSELFDHLVLNIITIMVAGKRYFEGDNNGHGEKGRPIGQVMRDFMHAAGAFVPSDMIPFLGWTDFFGPVKSMKKVMKELDSIFEVWVQEHELRRLNGEVETPRDFIDVLLTAIEDDSVFGNSRETVIKAIILSLIVGGADSTSITLTWILTNLLNNRRELELAQKEIDEKIGRDRSVEESDTENLVYLKAIIKETLRLFPAGPLAVPREAMEDCTLSGYHIPKGTRLFTNLWKLHRDPSVWPNPEEFKPDRFLTTHADVDVLGQNFELVPFSSGRRSCPGINFAMQVTLLGMARLLQGFNFSTPNNEPVDMTESLNISLDKETPLVVMITPRLAPEFYQY from the exons ATGGATTTCTCTTCAAATTTTATAGCAATTCTAGGAGTTGTAGCTGTACTCCTACTCTATAAGCAATGGAGGGCAAGGAAACATAGCAGTAAGGGGCACCCTTTACCCCCACAAGTGCCTGGTGCCCTGCCAATTATAGGTCACCTTCATAAGCTTGGTGCCCGGAAACCATTGGCCCGAATCTTGGGTGATATAGCTGATAAACATGGCCCTATCTTCTCCATCATGATGGGGATTCACCGCACCGTGGTGGTCAGCGATCAACATATACTGAAAGAGTTTTATACAACAAACGACAAGTTCTTAGCTTCACGCCCGCTATCAAGACAAACAAAGTACCTAGCCTACAACGGTGCAGTCTTTGGTTTCACGCCTTACAGTTCCTATTGGCGCGACGTGCGTAAGCTCACCATCGTCGAGGTCCTCTCCCCACACAGGCTGAAGTCGTTCAAGGATGTTCGAACATCTGAAGTGAGTCATGTGGTCAAGGATTTGTTcaagaaattcaaagaaaacaagAACAATCCAATCAAGGTTAACATGAGCGAATTGTTTGATCATTTGGTGCtgaatataattacaataatgGTGGCCGGGAAGCGATACTTCGAAGGTGACAATAATGGACATGGAGAAAAGGGACGTCCCATTGGACAAGTCATGAGGGATTTCATGCATGCTGCCGGTGCTTTTGTTCCTTCAGACATGATTCCGTTTCTAGGATGGACAGATTTTTTCGGTCCTGTCAAATCTATGAAGAAGGTTATGAAGGAATTGGATTCCATTTTCGAAGTTTGGGTTCAAGAACATGAGTTGAGAAGGCTCAATGGTGAGGTAGAGACCCCACGGGATTTCATAGATGTTTTGCTCACCGCAATTGAGGACGATTCCGTGTTCGGCAATTCCCGGGAAACTGTTATCAAAGCGATAATACTG AGTCTTATTGTCGGTGGGGCCGATTCAACATCCATCACTCTGACATGGATATTGACCAATTTGTTGAACAACAGGAGAGAATTGGAGCTTGCCCAAAAGGAAATAGATGAGAAAATTGGGAGGGACAGATCAGTGGAAGAATCCGACACTGAAAACTTAGTCTACCTCAAAGCAATCATAAAAGAAACACTAAGATTATTCCCAGCAGGACCCCTGGCAGTTCCTCGCGAGGCAATGGAAGATTGCACCCTTTCCGGATATCATATTCCGAAGGGTACTCGTCTTTTCACAAATTTGTGGAAGTTGCACCGTGACCCGAGTGTATGGCCGAATCCTGAGGAGTTCAAGCCCGATAGATTTTTGACAACCCATGCAGATGTCGATGTTTTAGGTCAGAATTTCGAGCTCGTCCCATTTAGTTCAGGGAGAAGGTCCTGTCCAGGCATCAACTTTGCTATGCAAGTGACACTACTTGGAATGGCGAGGCTGCTTCAAGGATTTAACTTCTCAACCCCAAACAATGAACCCGTGGACATGACTGAGAGTTTAAACATATCCTTAGACAAGGAAACTCCTCTGGTAGTTATGATCACCCCACGTCTCGCTCCTGAGTTTTATCAATATTAA